In the Purpureocillium takamizusanense chromosome 5, complete sequence genome, one interval contains:
- a CDS encoding uncharacterized protein (COG:S~EggNog:ENOG503NZ18), producing MDTLQLKPRLPVADEIENWDDDDFVVDGDELSFRGSVTTTTSTNQAPSRRRDSNSSHVSLRSDLESWFGEEKQLHIPDDDEATTLDAIAAAEHAGIPLPKNIPSSALMGGTIKRLGGRKIKKIIQEDWENDLELPESSQGLKIKTKDESEFPESLRQVSAGSVQTSPAKLKTLPGITAGQFERRSSTQSTTSALSAALNLDKFKDTDDDDFFGDGCETIKVSKSRPAPEPVSLVTPPTPSKSANAGKMKDAEDDFENDFELPSDGKLRLSSRKDIPKTPSGGEDLDWGEGSLGTRYGGTRRDGRSNRSSSASALSPSVSSSITAESEDETFDGLVLPAGPVNFRERLQHRKKSKSPERIPEEPEPSPKKTTSAEADRQDFFDGLDIADGKVFDSGKLTLHRNIKIKESAPASPARPKTAISLTFTNKPATQTRIPRLSHERAHSTQLEPVYESGGSTFAHRGLRSQSRMGHASQSSVTSLPTPTTTSPGRSFPPLTPQRREVGTRSSFSSLRNEPSTTSAQLLKQKRSLPAVRALNTPAKPSTGRTFDRPPSRTDSNRPQSSLRPKTPVERQRAGMTDSPGTQSRRTHLPFLPAGASQSQSQHVASKTLRQFRRHDSDNAIDIRPFSRSFSRSGARSPSPQRYRVAADTWERLSKPKNKKHFGDGHELDGFDDLPTSREAETRYLKQPIVGTAKPAARPRGYQNILPDRTCTPAPQTPFTAKPSQTPRFARDTAASRIARETARAQRVPSSGPLAPVTAQREAQLATRGNAGLHSLLPQPTIRSKKRSKPPQQLKPHLIANLNSGKESKVVNGMFYNAETYRWEGNENVLNAFDNAPASTPSTVSVPQHMIKEKEAATPRPALITNISATKGVQVVGGMVFDPEHMCWLKLGAQGSAKSEAGDTMDGFNALDDDEDVFKDIPDLEDKSAADDKGDGRSTDIKDDWLVGEEFDVGPEFVRRQREEEDRWRKRCEKWVGRGLRDREVWRWTIRDLVSQFDELTM from the exons ATGGACACCCTACAACTGAAACCACGCCTGCCAGTGGCGGACGAGATTGAGAATTGGGATGACGACGATTTcgtggtcgacggcgacgagctgtcGTTTCGAGgctccgtcaccaccaccacaagcACGAACCAAGCCCCTTCGCGTCGCCGTGACTCCAACTCGTCACACGTCTCACTTCGCTCCGATCTCGAGTCCTGGTTTGGCGAAGAAAAACAGCTCCAcatccccgacgacgatgaagccaCAACGCTCGACGCCATTGCGGCTGCAGAACATGCCGGCATTCCTTTGCCCAAGAATATCCCCTCGTCGGCACTTATGGGCGGTACCATCAAGCGACTGGGTGGGAGGAAGATTAAGAAGATTATTCAGGAGGACTGGGAGAATGATCTCGAACTGCCCGAGTCGTCCCAAGGACTGAAGATAAAGACAAAAGATGAATCTGAATTTCCAGAGTCGCTTAGACAAGTCAGCGCTGGCTCCGTACAAACGAGCCCTGCGAAGCTCAAGACTTTGCCTGGGATCACCGCAGGTCAGTTCGAGCGCAGAAGCTCAACACAATCAACCACGAGCGCCTTGTCGGCCGCGCTCAACCTCGACAAATTCAAGGacacggacgacgacgacttctttGGCGATGGCTGCGAGACTATCAAGGTCTCCAAGAGCCGACCCGCGCCGGAGCCCGTTTCCCTTGTCACACCGCCCACGCCAAGCAAGTCTGCCAACGCTGGCAAGATGAAGGATGCGGAGGATGATTTCGAAAATGATTTTGAGCTGCCTTCAGATGGAAAACTGAGACTGTCAAGTAGGAAAGACATCCCCAAGACACCTTCAGGAGGCGAGGATTTGGATTGGGGAGAGGGGAGCCTCGGCACCAGGTACGGCGGAACCCGCAGGGACGGACGGTCCAACAGAAGCTCCTCGGCTTCCGCATTGAGCCCGAGCGTATCAAGCTCCATTACGGCTGAGAGCGAGGATGAGACTTTTGATGGTCTTGTTCTCCCTGCCGGGCCGGTCAACTTTCGCGAGAGGCTGCAGCACCGCAAGAAGAGCAAGTCTCCAGAGCGGATCCCCGAGGAACCTGAGCCGTCTCCCAAAAAGACTAcgtcggcggaggcggaCCGTCAAGACTTTTTTGACGGGCTCGACATTGCGGATGGCAAGGTTTTTGACTCGGGAAAGCTTACGCTTCATCGCAACATCAAGATTAAAGAGTCGGCCCCCGCTAGCCCGGCCCGCCCTAAGACGGCCATCTCCTTGACCTTTACTAACAAACCAGCAACCCAAACTCGGATTCCCCGCCTGAGCCACGAGAGGGCACACTCCACGCAGCTCGAGCCCGTCTATGAGAGCGGTGGCTCCACTTTTGCCCATAGAGGCCTACGCTCGCAGTCGAGGATGGGACATGCTTCGCAGTCATCCGTCACGAGTCTTCCAACACCCACCACGACATCGCCCGGTCGTTCGTTCCCTCCCTTGACTCCCCAGCGCCGAGAAGTCGGCACCAGGTCATCTTTCTCATCTCTTCGGAACGAGCCGTCCACGACCAGCGCGCAGCTTCTCAAGCAGAAGCGATCTCTTCCTGCCGTGCGTGCTTTGAATACTCCTGCCAAACCGTCGACTGGCCGCACCTTTGAccggccgccctcgaggaccgACAGCAACCGGCCACAGTCGTCGCTTCGGCCGAAGACGCCGGTCGAACGCCAGCGAGCTGGTATGACGGACAGTCCCGGCACCCAATCCAGGAGGACTCATCTGCCGTTCCTTCCCGCTGGGGCGTCCCAGTCCCAGTCCCAACATGTCGCGTCTAAGACGCTGCGGCAGTTCCGTCGCCACGATTCAGACAACGCCATTGATATCCGGCCATTCTCTCGATCGTTCTCTCGGTCCGGAGCGCGCTCGCCTAGTCCTCAACGATATCGGGTGGCAGCCGACACTTGGGAGCGGTTGAGCAAGCCCAAGAACAAGAAGCACTTTGGTGACGGGCATGAGCTGGACGGCTTTGACGACCTCCCTACCTCTCGAGAGGCCGAGACACGATATCTTAAGCAGCCTATCGTGGGCACCGCCAAGCCAGCTGCAAGGCCCAGGGGTTACCAGAACATCCTTCCTGACAGGACATGCACTCCGGCGCCCCAGACTCCGTTCACGGCCAAGCCATCGCAGACGCCCCGATTTGCTCGTGATACTGCCGCGAGCCGGATTGCTCGCGAGACGGCACGGGCCCAGCGTGTtcccagcagcggcccgcTCGCCCCTGTCACTGCTCAAAGAGAAGCACAACTGGCGACTCGTGGCAATGCGGGACTCCATTCCCTTCTCCCCCAACCAACTATTCGTTCCAAGAAGCGCTCCAAACCACCTCAGCAACTCAAACCCCATCTCATCGCCAACCTCAACTCGGGCAAAGAGTCAAAGG TCGTGAATGGAATGTTTTACAATGCCGAGACCTACCGCTGGGAGGGCAATGAGAACGTCCTGAATGCCTTTGACAATGCCCCAGCCTCGACCCCCTCCACTGTCTCTGTTCCCCAGCACATGATTAAGGAAAAGGAGGCTGCGACACCCCGTCCCGCATTGATCACAAACATTAGTGCGACAAAGGGAGTTCAGgtcgtgggcggcatggTGTTCGATCCAGAACACATGTGCTGGTTGAAGCTTGGTGCACAAGGTAGTGCCAAgtcggaggcgggcgacacTATGGATGGGTTCAACGCTCtagacgatgatgaggacgTTTTCAAAGACATCCCTGATCTGGAGGACAAATCGGCAGCCGACGACAAAGGAGACGGCCGATCGACTGACATCAAAGACGACTGGCTCGTGGGCGAGGAGTTCGATGTTGGGCCGGAGTTTgttcggcggcagcgcgaaGAGGAAGACCGTTGGCGCAAGAGGTGCGAGAAATGGGTTGGCCGCGGACTCCGAGACCGCGAGGTCTGGAGATGGACCATCCGCGACCTCGTCTCCCAGTTTGACGAGCTCACAATGTGA
- the NOP2 gene encoding 25S rRNA (cytosine(2870)-C(5))-methyltransferase (EggNog:ENOG503NVWP~COG:A), which translates to MGAGRRMARKQGPPEALSEEHFARLKRKAGLPVDAPVEASGNKRRRTGKNADAKPAGKKPAATAAKQMNGKKPAKEAKPVKTNGRSKPVVKTIMPGLEDDSDEELGDEFDLENADLSDDDEEAPAALGDDFLGSDSGSSVFDSDEEGGKGKHVFSEDEDESDAEEKLTAANIAGLSRKLDLQRAEEEAANAAELAESAMKTNIEGDRPHILDDDEDEDDIAGKPNAMLAPDLQLLRTRISENIRVLDDFANLSEEGRSRSEYTAQLLRDICSYYGYSEYLAEKLYNLFTPREAFAFFEANETARPVVIRTNTLRTHRRDLAQALINRGVTLEPVGKWSKVGLQIFESNVPLGATPEYLAGHYILQAASSFLPCMALDPQENERVLDMAAAPGGKTTYLAALMKNTGIIIANDPNKARAKGLIGNIHRLGARNVIVSNYDAREFPKPMGGFDRVLLDAPCSGTGVIAKDPSVKTNKTEMDFMQLPHTQKQLLLAAIDSVNHSSKSGGYVVYSTCSVTVEENEQVVQYALSRRPNVRLVDTGISFGREGFTSFMGKKFDASLRLTRRYYPHTYNVDGFYVAKFQKFGPTPPKTSAARDRAAAAADDADIIDKTPIPDEDSEDGDASGSRKKKDDFGGWDDEEDKEYMEKGRRNAMRRRGLDPRSNKKAAKKQSK; encoded by the coding sequence ATGGGTGCCGGACGCCGCATGGCCAGGAAACAGGGCCCGCCCGAGGCCCTGTCAGAGGAACATTTTGCCAGGTtgaagcgcaaggccggcctgcccgtcGATGCGCCCGTCGAAGCGTCTGGCAACAAGCGACGGCGGACGGGGAAGAATGCGGACGCCAAGCCCGCGGGAAAgaagccggcggccacggcggccaaaCAGATGAACGGGAAGAAGCCGGCAAAGGAGGCGAAACCGGTCAAGACCAATGGCCGATCCAAGCCTGTGGTGAAGACGATCATgcccggcctcgaggacgactcAGACGAAGAACTCGGCGACGAATTTGACCTAGAAAATGCGGACCTAtcagacgacgatgaggaggcgcccgcagcgctcggcgacgacttcCTGGGCTCAGACTCGGGGTCATCGGTCTtcgactcggacgaggagggcggcaaggggaAGCACGTCTTCtctgaagacgaggacgagtcggacgccgaggagaagctcacggccgccaacaTTGCCGGCCTGTCAAGGAAGCTGGACCTCCAGAGGgctgaggaggaggccgccaacgccgccgagctggcggaGAGCGCCATGAAGACCAACATTGAGGGGGACAGGCCGCACAtcctggacgacgacgaggacgaggacgacatcgCCGGCAAGCCCAACGCCATGCTAGCGCCCGACCTGCAGCTCCTGCGCACGCGAATCTCGGAGAACATCAGGGTGCTTGACGACTTTGCCAACCTGTCCGAGGAGGGCCGGTCGCGGTCCGAGTACACGGCGCAGCTGCTCAGGGACATTTGCTCCTACTACGGCTACTCCGAGTACCTGGCCGAGAAGCTGTACAACCTCTTcacgccgcgcgaggcgttcgccttcttcgaggccaacgagacggcgcgccccgtcgtcatccgcaCCAACACGCTGCGGACGCACCGGCGCGAcctggcgcaggcgctcaTCAACCGCGGCGTCACGCTCGAGCCCGTCGGCAAGTGGTCCAAGGTCGGCCTGCAGATCTTTGAAAGCAACGtgcccctcggcgccacgCCCGAGTACCTCGCCGGCCACTACATCCTCCAGGCCGCGTCGTCTTTCCTGCCCTGCATGGCGCTCGACCCGCAGGAGAACGAGCGCGtgctcgacatggccgccgcccccggcggcaagacgacgtACCTGGCGGCCCTCATGAAGAAcacgggcatcatcatcgccaacgaCCCCAACAAGGCCCGTGCCAAGGGTCTCATCGGCAACATCcatcgcctcggcgcccgcaaCGTCATCGTCTCCAACTACGACGCCCGTGAGTTCCCCAAGCCCATGGGCGGCTTCGAccgcgtcctcctcgacgcgcccTGCTCCGGCACCGGCGTCATCGCAAAGGACCCCAGCGTCAAGACCAACAAGACGGAGATGGACTTCATGCAGCTGCCCCACACCCAgaagcagctcctcctcgccgccatcgactcGGTCAACCACTCGTCCAAGTCGGGCGGCTACGTCGTCTACTCGACGTGCTCCGTCACCGTCGAGGAGAACGAGCAGGTCGTCCAGTACGCCCTCAGCCGCCGGCCCaacgtccgcctcgtcgataCGGGCATCTCCTTTGGCCGCGAGGGCTTCACCAGCTTCATGGGCAAGAAGTTCGACGCCAGCCTCCGCCTCACCCGCCGCTACTACCCCCACACCTACAACGTCGACGGCTTCTACGTCGCAAAGTTCCAAAAGTTCGGCCCCACCCCGCCCAAGacgtcggccgcccgcgacagggccgccgcggccgccgacgacgccgacatcatcgacaagacgcccatccccgacgaggacagcgaggatggcgatgccTCGGGCTCcagaaagaagaaggacgaCTTTGGCGGgtgggacgacgaggaggacaaggagtACATGGAAAAGGGCAGGAGGAACGCCATGCGCAGGAGAGGTCTGGACCCCAGAAGCAACAaaaaggcggccaagaagcagTCCAAATAG
- a CDS encoding uncharacterized protein (COG:S~EggNog:ENOG503P2SA) codes for MTEVAFARTFLSSLDSRPVKLSPDHVEDPKNFPARPPYILPRMPHAMSKPTSLAPGQERSITVTLKSLRNPPLDIKLTSQPLATSFLDMKSAVSSQTRIPVDKMKILHNKRPLTDSKILKDIVGDSDKAVELAVMVIGGASAIPPEQPAATAPAEATGTAAVETDAFWADLKGYLMQRLKDQAAAEELSRLFKSSWESSKSAP; via the exons ATGACAGAAGTCGCATTTGCAAGGACATTTCTGTCCTCGCTCGACTCCCGTCCCGTCAAGCTGTCCCCCGATCATGTCGAGGACCCCAAGAACTtcccggcgcggccgccg TATATACTCCCCCGGATGCCGCACGCCATGAGCAAGCCGACGAGCCTGGCCCCCGGCCAAGAGCGCAGCATCACCGTGACACTCAAGTCCCTGCGGAACCCGCCTCTCGACATCAAGCTCACGTCGCAACCTCTCGCTACGTCCTTCCTCGATATGAAGAGTGCCGTTTCCAGTCAGACGAGGATACCGGTCGACAAGATGAAGATCCTTCACAACAAGAGGCCCCTGACGGATAGCAAGATTCTCAAGGACATTGTTGGGGACAGCGACAAGGCCGTGGAGCTCGCCGTGATGGTGATTGGAGGCGCATCGGCCATCCCGCCAGAGCAACCTGCCGCCACTGCGCCCGCCGAAGCAACGGGAACTGCAGCGGTGGAGACTGATGCCTTCTGGGCGGATCTCAAGGGTTATCTGATGCAGCGGTTAAAGGATCAGGCAGCGGCTGAGGAGCTGTCGCGCCTCTTCAAGTCGAGTTGGGAATCGAGCAAGTCAGCGCCATAA
- the COF1 gene encoding cofilin (EggNog:ENOG503P2XC~COG:E), producing the protein MSQSGATVSQECITAYNDLKLAKKYKYIVFKLSDDNKQIVVEEASPDKDWENFREKLINATSKNKSGAVGKGPRYAVYDFEYNLASGDGVRNKLTFIAWSPDDAGVLPKMIYASSKEALKRSLTGIATELQANDPDDIEYDTIIKVVSKGLAG; encoded by the exons ATG TCTCAATCCGG AGCCACCGTTTCGCAGGAGTGCATAACTGCCTACAACGACCTGAAGCTGGCGAAGAAGTACAAGTACATCGTCTTCAAGCTGTCGGACGACAACAAGCAGATTGTCGTTGAGGAGGCATCCCCCGACAAGGACTGGGAGAACTTCCGGGAGAAGCTCATCAACGCCACCTCCAAGAACAAATCG ggcgccgtcggcaaggGCCCCCGATATGCCGTCTACGACTTCGAGTACAACCTGGCCTCCGGAGATGGTGTGCG AAACAAGCTCACTTTCATTGCCTGGTCTCCCGATGATGCCGGTGTCCTG CCCAAGATGATCTACGCCTCTTCCAAGGAGGCCCTCAAGCGATCCCTGACCGGCATTGCGACCGAGCTGCAGGCCAACGAccccgacgacatcgagTACGACACCATCATCAAGGTCGTCAGCAAGGGTCTTGCTGGTTAA
- the HSP60 gene encoding chaperonin (COG:O~EggNog:ENOG503NY3W~BUSCO:EOG09261J0P), translating into MQRALSSRARATALSSAASRYRAGAGLGQQLRFAHKELKFGVEGRAALLAGVDTLAKAVATTLGPKGRNVLIESSFGSPKITKDGVTVAKAVTLKDKFENLGARLLSDVANKTNEAAGDGTTTATVLGRAIFSETVKNVAAGCNPMDLRRGIQAAVDAVVDYLQKNKRDITTSEEIAQVATISANGDSHVGKMIANAMEKVGKEGVITVKEGKTLQDELDVTEGMRFDRGFVSPYFITDTKSQKVEFENPLILLSEKKISAVQDIIPALEASTQLRRPLVIIAEDIDGEALAVCILNKLRGQLQVAAVKAPGFGDNRKSILGDIAVLTKGTVFSDDLEVKLEKATADMLGSTGSITITKEDTIMLNGEGSKDAIAQRCEQIRGVIADPSTSEYEKEKLQERLAKLSGGVAVLRVGGSSEVEVGEKKDRFVDALNATRAAVEEGILPGGGTALIKASSQALNEVKAANFDQQLGITIVKNAITRPARTIIENAGLEGSVIVGKLLDEYAAEFNKGFDSAKGEYVDMIQAGILDPLKVVRTGLIDASGVASLLGTTEVAIVEAPEDKAAGPPMGGMGGMGGMGGMGGMM; encoded by the exons ATGCAGCGCGCACTGAGCTCGCGAGCCAGGGCCACGGCTCTGTCCTCGGCTGCCTCCCGGTAtcgcgccggagccggcctcggccagcagctgcgctTCGCCCACAAG GAGCTCAAGTTTGGTGTCGAGGGCCGTGCCGCCCTCCTGGCTGGTGTCGACACCctggccaaggccgtcgcTACCACCCTGGGACCCAAGGGCCGAAATGTCCTGATCGAGTCCAGCTTTGGCTCGCCCAAGATCACCAAGG ACGGTGTCACTGTCGCCAAGGCAGTCACCCTCAAGGACAAGTTTGAGAACCTCGGCGCCCGGTTATTATCAGACGTCGCCAACAAGAccaacgaggccgccggtgatggcaccaccactgccaccgTCCTTGGCCGTGCCATCTTCTCCGAGACCGTCAAgaacgtcgccgccggctgcaaCCCTATGGACCTCCGTCGCGGCATCCAGgctgccgtcgatgccgtcgtcgactacCTCCAGAAGAACAAGCGcgacatcaccaccagcgaGGAGATTGCCCAGGTCGCCACCATCAGCGCCAACGGTGACAGCCACGTCGGCAAGATGATTGCCAACGCCATGGAGAAGGTCGGCAAGGAGGGTGTCATCACTGTCAAGGAGGGCAAGACCCTGCAGGATGAGCTCGACGTCACCGAGGGCATGCGCTTCGACCGCGGCTTCGTCTCGCCTTACTTCATCACCGACACCAAGTCTCAGAAGGTCGAGTTCGAGAACCCTCTGATTCTCCTCTCCGAGAAGAAGATCTCGGCTGTTCAGGACATCATtcccgccctcgaggcctCCACCCAATTGCGCCGTCCCCTGGTCATCATTGCCGAGGATATTGACGGTGAGGCCCTTGCCGTCTGCATCCTGAACAAGCTCCGCGGTCAGCTCCAGGTCGCTGCCGTCAAGGCTCCCGGCTTCGGCGACAACCGCAAGTCCATCCTCGGTGATATTGCTGTCCTTACCAAGGGTACCGTCTTCAGCGACGACCTCGAAGTCAAGCTTGAGAAGGCTACCGCCGACATGCTCGGCTCCACCGGGTCCATCACGATCACCAAGGAGGACACCATCATGCTGAACGGCGAGGGCTCCAAGGACGCCATTGCCCAACGCTGCGAGCAGATTCGTGGCGTCATTGCCGACCCCAGCACCTCCGAGtacgagaaggagaagctccAGGAGCGCCTGGCTAAGCTCTCTGGCGGTGTCGCCGTCCTTCGTGTCGGTGGCTCCTCTGAGGTCGAGGTCGGTGAGAAGAAGGATCGCTTCGTCGATGCCCTGAACGCCACCCGCgctgccgtcgaggagggcatccTGCCCGGTGGCGGTACTGCCCTTATCAAGGCCTCAAGCCAGGCCCTCAACGAGGTCAAGGCTGCCAACTTTGACCAGCAGCTCGGCATCACCATTGTTAAGAACGCCATCACCCGTCCTGCTCGCACCATCATCGAGaacgccggcctcgagggctcTGTCATTGTTGGCAAGCTTCTTGACGAGTACGCTGCCGAGTTCAACAAGGGCTTCGACAGCGCCAAGGGCGAGTACGTCGACATGATCCAGGCCGGTATCCTTGACCCCCTCAAGGTCGTCCGCACTGGTCTCATCGACGCTTCCGGTGTTGCCTCCCTGCTTGGCACCACCGAGGttgccatcgtcgaggccccCGAGGACAAGGCTGCTGGCCCTCCCATGGGTGGCATGGGTGGtatgggcggcatgggcggcatgggcggcatgatgTAA
- a CDS encoding uncharacterized protein (EggNog:ENOG502T15E) translates to MAPQASNTGGAAGDDDGYRLPSTVYKAPSRDASQQNLVASEGENATAQQGGPVQPINGAATVNAGANANGTSVSNNQMNSNNINNANNVANNNVRGAGSVNQRSVSAPQTAIDSNGNVYVWTGSNQSSRSVSNGPWTEGFHQVMNQRQQQDGRGSIPAPIGTCRPGASITGNASSAFVKGATVQNGAASAPLPNINTPTTASSNAKTVAESVESAVEQQLASALAPLRFIANNLSQTLRATNQENSDFHEQNNTLSRQLDLQYRQIEQHSENANAQIRALLNLIESQTSNIQGIAQNNDNGHAHGQCASAETVSGLMNQMTQMVTAIPGYIVNVMEHSTQNATLPALYHAIRQAVQTTVQHAVQDAIQNHVQHTVQTMVQSTIQATIQEAMQISHDSLLRAVQDAAQNNLQGAQASMREATNTQTRNALEVVVGTQREAFDNVLRFHIQRSVEFGSEQTQVGTPDSSNAQTFGLDDMADAATVVEGTELPHEEKPAKKRGDKIKAFFKKVFKFGGK, encoded by the coding sequence ATGGCTCCTCAGGCGAGCAACACTGGCGGAGCGGcaggtgacgatgatggctATCGCCTTCCCAGCACTGTGTACAAGGCTCCTTCTCGCGATGCTTCTCAGCAGAACCTCGTCGCTTCTGAGGGAGAAAACGCCACTGCTCAGCAGGGCGGCCCTGTTCAGCCCATCAATGGAGCTGCTACTGTCAATGCCGGAGCAAATGCCAATGGCACCTCCGTTTCCAACAACCAGATGAATTccaacaacatcaacaacgccAATAATGTGGCCAACAACAATGTCCGCGGCGCTGGATCTGTCAACCAGCGATCCGTCTCTGCTCCTCAGACTGCCATCGACAGCAACGGGAACGTTTACGTTTGGACCGGAAGTAACCAGTCCAGTCGTTCCGTCAGCAATGGCCCTTGGACTGAGGGATTCCATCAAGTTATGAATCAGCGTCAGCAGCAAGATGGCCGTGGCAGCATCCCGGCTCCCATTGGAACTTGCCGACCCGGCGCCAGCATTACTGGCAATGCTTCTTCTGCCTTCGTCAAGGGTGCTACCGTTCAGAATGGCGCTGCTTCCGCGCCCCTTCCCAACATTAACACCCCAACTACCGCCTCGTCCAATGCTAAGACCGTCGCGGAAAGCGTCGAGAGCGCTgtggagcagcagcttgccTCTGCCTTGGCTCCTCTTCGTTTCATTGCCAACAACCTCAGTCAGACTCTCCGGGCCACCAACCAGGAGAACTCGGACTTTCATGAGCAGAACAACACTCTCAGCCGCCAGCTGGATCTTCAGTACCGCCAGATCGAGCAGCACTCTGAGAATGCCAATGCTCAGATCCGTGCTCTGCTCAACCTCATTGAAAGTCAGACCAGCAATATCCAGGGCATTGCCCAGAACAATGACAATGGCCACGCACATGGCCAGTGCGCTTCTGCCGAGACTGTCAGTGGTCTCATGAACCAGATGACTCAGATGGTTACCGCTATTCCCGGATACATTGTCAATGTCATGGAACATTCAACTCAAAATGCCACACTTCCTGCTCTCTATCATGCTATTCGGCAGGCTGTTCAGACCACCGTTCAGCATGCAGTGCAAGATGCCATTCAGAATCACGTTCAGCATACTGTGCAGACCATGGTGCAAAGCACCATCCAGGCTACCATCCAGGAGGCCATGCAAATTTCTCATGATTCACTTCTGCGCGCAGTCCAAGATGCTGCCCAGAACAATCTCCAGGGGGCTCAGGCTTCCATGCGTGAAGCAACAAACACCCAAACTCGCAACGCTCTCGAGGTCGTTGTCGGCACCCAGCGAGAGGCATTTGACAACGTCCTCCGCTTCCATATCCAGCGCTCTGTCGAGTTTGGATCAGAGCAGACGCAGGTTGGAACTCCCGACAGTTCCAACGCCCAGACCTTTGGCCTtgacgacatggccgacgctGCTACGGTCGTGGAGGGGACAGAGCTCCCCCACGAGGAGAagccggccaagaagcgcggCGACAAAATTAAGGCCTTCTTCAAGAAGGTATTCAAGTTTGGGGGCAAGTAA
- a CDS encoding uncharacterized protein (EggNog:ENOG503PUBN): MSTTPTSNKVDNRADEQVKFLVCCIKHANNGKPNFEAVAQEMSIVSKAAAQKRYERLLKAHAARTASKESEETDTVQTPQTTPVKRKNVRSTPVSAKKIKSEEVKKEEEPAPEPAPKATPKPKKEKDDDEVVKQETKDESDLSDAPSETEVGV; this comes from the exons ATGTCGACCACTCCCACGTCGAACAAGGTCGACAACcgtgccgacgagcaggtcaagTTCCTGGTCTGCTGCATCAAGCACGCCAACAATGGCAAG CCCAACTTTGAAGCCGTGGCCCAGGAGATGAGCATCGTTTCCAAGGCCGCTGC CCAGAAACGATACGAGCGCTTGCTCAAGGCCCACGCTGCCAGGACTGCTTCCAAGGAGTCTGAGGAAACGGACACGGTTCAGACTCCCCAGACGACTCCAGTCAAGAGAAAGAACGTTCGCAGTACCCCCGTCAGCGCCAAGAAGATCAAAAGCGAGGAGGTcaagaaggaagaggagccCGCCCCTGAGCCAGCTCCCAAGGCTACTCCGAAGCCTaagaaggaaaaggacgatgatgaggtcgTCAAGCAGGAAACCAAGGACGAGTCTGACCTCTCCG ATGCCCCGTCCGAGACCGAGGTGGGAGTTTGA